The genomic window ATCATTTTGTGAGAATAGTGGCTATTTTCACAGTATTGTACGAATTCAAGCCTTTCACACCTcactttatctttatttttctgaCAACTTCAGCTGCTATTTGAAACTACTGAGCTGCCCTTTGATTGATAGCTCCCTCTCTACCTGCTAAGCTCCCCCAAAGCCCCCAACCTacgcaccaaaaaaaaagaagaaagaaatgtcaatgTATGTGAGGCTACAACACAGCAGTTTCATCTCAGTAAAGACAAGCAGCAGATTTATGTACTTCGGCTGAGTGTCTGGCTGCATTTTTACATGCGAGTTATTATTTCTGCAATGATAAAGCTACTGTGCTGGACAAGGTATTAAACGGTTATAGGGAAAACATCAATGTAGATTCAACTGCTTTTTGTCCCATATGACAGAAATCTGCCTGGAGGTTAGCACTGATAATTCTTGTGTGTCCTTTCCTCACAGATATCTGGGGATCACACGGCCTCTCACCTACCCAGCCCGGCAGAACGGTCAGCTAATGGCGAAGATGATCCTCGGAGTGTGGCTGGCCTCAGCATCCATCACCCTGCCACCTTTCTGTGGCTGGGCCAAAAACGTCCACACAGCCGGTGTGTGCCTCATTAGCCAAGACTTTGGCTACACCATCTATTCCACAGCTGTAGCCTTCTACATCCCTATGCTGGTCATGCTGGTCATGTACTACAAGATCTTCAGGGCAGCTCGCAAGAGTGGCGCCAAGCACCGCTTCACCGACCTCTCGCGCCGCGGGCGCCTCGAAACAGTAACTAATGAGGCGCTGCGAATGCAGGGTCTAAAGCCACCCGGTGTGGTGGAGGAGTGCGCGGCCTTGTCGCGCCTGCTAAACCGTGAGCGCaggaacatctccatcttcaaGCGGGAGCAGAAAGCAGCAACAACACTGGGGGTGATTGTGGGGGTCTTCGCTGTGTGCTGGCTGCCGTTCTTCATCCTGTCCACTGCCAGGCCCTTTATCTGTGGAGTGGAGTGTAGTTGTGTGCCCATCTGGCTGGAGCGCACGCTGCTCTGGTTAGGCTACGCCAACTCCTTAATGAACCCCTTCATCTACGCCTTCTTCAACCGAGACCTGCGCTCCACTTATCGTGACCTTCTCCGCTGTCGTTATCGCAACATCAACCGCAGACTGTCTGCTGTGGGCGTGCATGAAGCTCTCAAGGTTTAAAACAGGGTACTTCAGCAGCACACATATCGACTCTCAAAATGTGGGATACGGCGGCCCTGTGCTTGAGCACTTAGTAATCACAAGTCGACGTGTAGCCTCCACAGCAGGCCTGTAGATAAGACAAAGACCGGCAGAATGGGAGTCGCTGATGGTGGCACTCCGGCCCCTCTGCAAAGGCAGAGCGACAGCACGATcacttcattttgtgtgtgactCAGTCATTCTATTTTGGGAAAGAAAATCATAGAGCATATTTGATGGGCAATTCAAGTCGACACTGCTTTTGTGCATATGCCACAATTCCGTCCTGGCTCTGGATTCATGGAAGGATAATGTAGTGACAAAGAaaattacatgtgaacacaATCAATTATCCTGGGGCTTTCAGAGTGAATAGAAAGTAAACAGATTTTGGTttgattagaaaaaaaacatttgttatgtGGCACAGTGTTTTGAACATCTTCATCCAAAGACACATTTGAGCACATCCCAGATTAATTTGACACTTTGAGATTTATTGTGCTTTGTGCCaggttttaatattatttatatcatttCATCTCCAGTCATATTTTTCAATTTGGTCCTCTCACTAAATTTAACAGGAGCACCTTCAATCTTTCACAAATGTTCAAGATGTGATGATGACAAGGGAATGAAGGTGGGGTGGAAAATGGTGttaaaatgaaacatgaagGGAACATTTCCATTCACATTTCAGTGTtagttgtaaaaaataaataaactgaaagtGGTTTGCTTAGTGTCTGCATGAAACATATGTGTCTTATATGCCACTGTAAACATAAATCATAAGAGATTCTGAAGTGAATGAAGTTTGGCagaagtgtttttatgtttcacaAAAACACTTGATCGCACACTTGAATTCAAACTGAACTCAATACTGCATATGTCAGAAACCATG from Cyclopterus lumpus isolate fCycLum1 chromosome 9, fCycLum1.pri, whole genome shotgun sequence includes these protein-coding regions:
- the htr7c gene encoding 5-hydroxytryptamine receptor 7; this encodes MYNTSEIELTFNKREDISEVINGTLQLLYNVLVTISPTTMWNESCGEQLQDFGHPERIMIGVMLAIITAITVMGNTLVVIAVCVVKKLRQPSNYLLVSLAVADLSVAIVVMPFVIVTDLTGGKWLFGEVFCNIFIGMDVMCCTASIMTLCVISVDRYLGITRPLTYPARQNGQLMAKMILGVWLASASITLPPFCGWAKNVHTAGVCLISQDFGYTIYSTAVAFYIPMLVMLVMYYKIFRAARKSGAKHRFTDLSRRGRLETVTNEALRMQGLKPPGVVEECAALSRLLNRERRNISIFKREQKAATTLGVIVGVFAVCWLPFFILSTARPFICGVECSCVPIWLERTLLWLGYANSLMNPFIYAFFNRDLRSTYRDLLRCRYRNINRRLSAVGVHEALKV